A part of Acidimicrobiales bacterium genomic DNA contains:
- a CDS encoding family 43 glycosylhydrolase has protein sequence MAPQRVDGGHARPAGRRWSARRVAATVVALALLIVAADGTLLRGWARPSDAPRAVPRRAAPAEPSGPTAGAELVTALVDAAGEALAAPDPPPGAKLADGPAWGGDFPDPSIVRDGATYYAYATTDQVRTLQVMASSDLEGGWTHLGSAVPSLPGWARWGWSWAPSVARTPAGWVMYYSVREAARDRQCLSRAVGPSPAGPFVDDTAGPMLCAPGGHVIDPSPYSAPDGSRWLVFRWEQPGNAGIAVQRLGDDGLALLGEPRMLLGAGARWEAGMVENPELVDVAGHLYLFYSGNDWRTGAYATGYATCETHLGPCTRRTVDAPLLRTAPHAVGTGGAGFVVDQWGNLRMAFHAWDPGRVGYAAGGRRTLHLATVLVAQGRPLVAPEARSLAVRAEGGGWVLTAGGAVAPFGGAPDLGGADLRGAVARDLVPMSDGAGYLVLDGWGGLHRFGSAAGLPVDGAAWWPGWDVARAAVVLSGGEGGWVLDAFGGLHPFGLAPRYPGSAYWPGWDVARDLALLPDGSGGWVLDGWGGLHPWGGATRLDPVAWWPGWDIARTVRVVVPGTTTVAGRVLARTDASASTLPASTVPASTVPTTTPTTVATTVPTTVATTVATTLPPATQPVRPGTTVAITVPSTIPPSTTAPPPTTGSTTPAPSSVAAPTTVAPTTTSSAPAAAATPTSVPPSPYAPLAVVAVLDGFGGVHLGGPADQVVRPAGGAWRPADVNVALAWAPSGWWVLRADGLVQPG, from the coding sequence ATGGCACCTCAGCGGGTGGACGGGGGGCACGCGCGCCCGGCGGGCCGGCGGTGGTCGGCCCGCCGGGTCGCGGCCACGGTCGTGGCGCTGGCCCTGCTGATCGTGGCCGCCGACGGCACCCTGCTGCGGGGATGGGCCCGGCCCTCGGACGCACCACGCGCCGTTCCCCGGCGGGCCGCTCCGGCCGAGCCGTCCGGTCCGACGGCCGGCGCCGAGCTGGTGACCGCCCTGGTCGACGCGGCCGGCGAGGCGTTGGCTGCGCCCGACCCGCCGCCCGGCGCCAAACTGGCCGACGGCCCGGCGTGGGGCGGCGACTTCCCCGACCCGTCCATCGTCCGTGACGGCGCCACGTACTACGCCTACGCCACCACCGACCAGGTCAGGACCCTCCAGGTGATGGCGTCGAGCGACCTCGAGGGCGGCTGGACCCACCTGGGCTCGGCCGTGCCCTCGCTGCCCGGCTGGGCCCGGTGGGGGTGGAGCTGGGCGCCGTCGGTGGCTCGGACGCCGGCCGGGTGGGTGATGTACTACTCGGTCCGCGAGGCCGCCCGCGACCGGCAGTGCCTGTCGCGGGCCGTCGGGCCCTCGCCCGCGGGGCCGTTCGTCGACGACACCGCCGGCCCCATGCTGTGCGCCCCGGGCGGACACGTGATCGACCCGTCGCCCTACAGCGCGCCCGACGGCAGCCGGTGGCTGGTGTTCCGCTGGGAGCAGCCCGGCAACGCCGGCATCGCCGTCCAGCGCCTCGGCGACGACGGCCTGGCCCTGCTGGGCGAGCCCCGCATGCTGCTGGGGGCCGGCGCCCGGTGGGAGGCCGGCATGGTCGAGAACCCGGAGCTGGTCGACGTGGCCGGCCACCTCTACCTCTTCTACTCGGGCAACGACTGGCGCACCGGCGCCTACGCCACCGGGTACGCCACCTGCGAGACGCACCTGGGGCCGTGCACCCGCCGGACCGTCGACGCCCCGCTGCTGCGCACCGCGCCCCACGCGGTCGGCACCGGCGGGGCCGGCTTCGTGGTGGACCAGTGGGGCAACCTGCGCATGGCCTTCCACGCCTGGGACCCGGGCCGGGTGGGCTACGCCGCCGGCGGCCGTCGCACCCTGCACCTGGCCACCGTGCTGGTCGCCCAGGGCCGCCCGCTGGTGGCGCCGGAGGCCCGCTCGCTGGCCGTGCGGGCCGAGGGTGGCGGCTGGGTGCTCACCGCCGGCGGGGCCGTCGCCCCCTTCGGCGGCGCGCCCGACCTTGGCGGGGCCGACCTGCGCGGCGCGGTGGCGCGCGACCTGGTGCCGATGTCCGACGGGGCCGGCTACCTGGTGCTCGACGGCTGGGGCGGCCTGCACCGCTTCGGCTCGGCCGCCGGCCTGCCGGTCGACGGGGCGGCCTGGTGGCCGGGGTGGGACGTGGCCCGCGCCGCCGTGGTCCTGTCGGGGGGCGAGGGCGGCTGGGTGCTCGACGCCTTCGGGGGCCTGCACCCGTTCGGCCTCGCCCCCCGCTACCCGGGCAGCGCCTACTGGCCGGGCTGGGACGTCGCCCGCGACCTGGCCCTGCTGCCCGACGGCTCGGGCGGCTGGGTGCTCGACGGCTGGGGCGGCCTGCACCCCTGGGGTGGGGCCACCCGCCTCGACCCGGTGGCCTGGTGGCCGGGCTGGGACATCGCCCGCACGGTGCGCGTGGTGGTGCCGGGCACCACCACGGTGGCGGGGCGGGTGCTGGCCCGCACCGATGCATCGGCATCCACACTGCCGGCATCGACCGTGCCGGCCTCCACGGTGCCGACCACCACGCCGACGACGGTGGCGACCACGGTCCCGACGACGGTGGCGACGACGGTGGCGACCACCCTGCCCCCGGCGACGCAGCCGGTGCGGCCGGGCACGACGGTGGCGATCACGGTCCCGTCGACCATCCCGCCGTCGACCACGGCCCCGCCGCCCACCACCGGGTCGACCACGCCGGCCCCGTCGAGCGTGGCGGCGCCGACCACGGTGGCGCCCACCACCACGTCGAGCGCGCCGGCGGCGGCGGCGACGCCGACGAGCGTGCCGCCCAGCCCGTACGCGCCGCTGGCGGTGGTGGCCGTGCTCGACGGCTTCGGGGGCGTGCACCTGGGCGGCCCGGCCGACCAGGTGGTGCGACCCGCCGGGGGCGCCTGGCGGCCGGCCGACGTGAACGTGGCCCTGGCCTGGGCGCCCTCGGGCTGGTGGGTGCTGCGGGCCGACGGCCTCGTCCAGCCCGGCTGA
- a CDS encoding DUF3445 domain-containing protein, protein MGLKPLDLDDWIQVGPERDEELALKRELLATRHDEVVGTLPGSEAASREVLDALVEHLARRFPELVVEVPEVDGEGRPLHPIDAAGRLVQEDLCLHTPAADSAPVLVAASVCFPSRWRLAEKMGLPIRAIHGPVASYDEQLGSPVDRVLAKLEPGKGVSRLNWSLLDDGALFQPTGHGRTERNEAVTPANAGDLLWLRVERQTLRRFPRHRSLLFTIRTYQRPLRSLEGQPGAAARLAGTIRNLPEDTARYKSLPAFSAAALAYLDRLAAA, encoded by the coding sequence ATGGGCCTGAAGCCCCTCGACCTCGACGACTGGATCCAGGTCGGCCCCGAGCGCGACGAGGAGCTGGCCCTGAAGCGCGAGCTGCTGGCCACCCGCCACGACGAGGTGGTGGGCACCCTGCCGGGCAGCGAGGCCGCCTCCCGGGAGGTGCTCGATGCCCTGGTCGAGCACCTGGCGCGGCGCTTCCCCGAGCTGGTCGTCGAGGTGCCCGAGGTCGACGGCGAGGGCCGGCCCCTGCACCCCATCGACGCGGCCGGGCGCCTCGTGCAGGAGGACCTGTGCCTGCACACGCCGGCGGCCGACTCGGCCCCGGTGCTGGTGGCCGCCTCGGTGTGCTTCCCGTCCCGCTGGCGCCTCGCCGAGAAGATGGGGCTGCCGATCCGTGCGATCCACGGGCCGGTGGCGTCGTACGACGAGCAGCTGGGCTCGCCGGTCGACCGGGTGCTGGCCAAGCTGGAGCCGGGCAAGGGCGTGTCCCGCCTCAACTGGAGCCTCCTCGACGACGGCGCGCTGTTCCAGCCCACCGGCCACGGCCGCACCGAGCGCAACGAGGCCGTCACCCCGGCCAACGCCGGCGACCTGCTGTGGCTGCGGGTGGAGCGCCAGACCCTGCGCCGCTTCCCCCGGCACCGGTCGCTGCTGTTCACCATCCGCACCTACCAGCGGCCCCTGCGCAGCCTGGAGGGACAACCCGGCGCGGCCGCCCGGCTGGCCGGCACCATCCGCAACCTGCCCGAGGACACGGCCCGCTACAAGAGCCTCCCCGCCTTCTCGGCCGCCGCCCTCGCCTACCTCGACCGGCTGGCCGCGGCCTGA